The Chitinophaga caeni genome segment GTGAATAAATTCTGTGCATCGAATGAAATTCGGAATGAAGAGAATAATTGCTGTTTCGCGATTAACTTGTTAGGCAAGGTATAACCGAGTGTTATGTTCCGCGCTCTCAGGAAAGTAGCATCTACCAACCAGTAATCCGATCCTCCTTGATACCCCGAATAAGTAGCATCATACAAGGAAGTAGGGAAATTGCCCGACGTGTTATACACGCTCCAACGGCTTGCGGAAACCGGCATCGCGTTGAAACCGAATGCATCCATTGTTGATTCTTGCGCCCTGCCGCTTGCGTATGGAGATATTTTCTGTTGTTTCATGCCGGACAAGAAAATATTCAGATCTAGGCCTTTGTACTTGAAGGTATTCCCGATCCCGAAGATGAACTTAGGATCATTATTACCGATATAAGTTCTATCGGCTTCAGAGATCATACCATCGGGCGCCACGAGGTTACCATCGCTATCGTACCCGTGAATATCACGGATGATGATGCCACCCGGAATCATTCCCGGCATTTGTGGAATTGCTTTACCGTCGCCGTATTCCCCCTTGTATAATCCATCTGATTTATAACCGAAGATCGGTGAGAACAAAGCTTTCTTTCCCGATTCGTATTCATACTTTGCCAGTACTTTTTTCGATTCTTCCGAACGCTCTAACCAATAGTTCAGGTAATGGGAAAAATTGATCGTTGTAGACCATTCGAAGCCACCTTCTTTATACGACTGGATATTTTTGGAAGTCAGCGCTATTTCGTACCCGGTAGAGCGGGTTTTGCCTGCATTGGCATATACGCCGCTAATGATAAATCCAGTAGGATAAGGCACTTCGCTGATCAGGTTGCGAATCGTTTTGTTGAAATAATCTACGGAACCGGAAAGCCTGTTCTTGAATAAACCGAAGTCTAGTCCCAGGTTGATTTCGCCTGCCGTTTCCCATGTCAAGTTAGGATTGGCCGCCCTGCTGAGCGCCAAACCGGAGCTCAAACTGCCCGTTCCGAAATAAGCATTTAGGCTGCTGCCGTATAATGCGAAGGCTGCGGAACCGATAGAACTGTTGCCCGTTTCGCCGTACCCGGCACGTAGTTTCAGGAAGGAAATCGTGTTAACAGGTCTCAGCCAAGGCTCGTCAGATAATACCCAACCTGCTGAAACAGCCGGGAAATAACCCCATTTTTTATTTTCCGCGAAGATAGAAGATCCATCCCTGCGAATGGAAGCTTGCAAGGTGATATTACCATTATAAGTATAAATGGCGCGGGCAAAATAAGAAGCCCAGGTTGTTTCACTTTTATTGGATCCTACCGTTGGCCTATCGGATTGACCGGATTGCAAAGCATAATACAGGAGCGCATCCGACAAGAAGTTTTGATTACCGGCATTAAACCCGCTCCATTCTGTTTGTTGATAGGTGTACCCGGCCACGGCATTTAAACTATGTTTTGCTGAGAATTGCTTGGTGTAGTTCAACGTGTACTCGTACATCTTGGATTGGGACTCTGATTCATAAATCCCGGCAGAACCGTTGGCCTGCTGCCCGTATAAGAATGTTTTCGGGAAGTAGGTATTACGTTTGGAACTTGATTGATCGTAGCTAAAATTAGCCCTGGCTTTCAAACCGTCTACAATTTTCCATTCTCCATATGCACTACTGAGAATGCGGTTGGATTTCGTAAGATCGGTAATCGTTCCGTAAGACAAGGGGTTAGGAATCGTGGGATAATAAGGACTTAAAGGATAGCTTCCGTCTTCTTCCTGCAAAGGAACATTCGGGGCCCAGTAAATAGCTGCCGTGATGATACCGCCGTTCTCAAACGATCCACCGGTAATTGTATTATTCGCTTGTGAATTAGACAAAACGATATTGGCGCCTACATTAATTTTATCAGATATTTCCTGGTCAATGTTCAACCGACCATTATATCTTTTATAATCTGTTCCGATAATCACCCCGCGTTGATCGAAGTAATTACCCGAGGCAAAGTACCTCGTTTTGCCGTTACCGCCGGAAAGAGAAATATTATGTTGTTGAGTCAGACCGTTTCTTATGATAGCATCCGTGGCTGACTTGGAAGATGCATCGGCCTGCGCGATTTCATCCGGGGAATAAACCGGTGTATATGGATCTACCGTTGAAGC includes the following:
- a CDS encoding TonB-dependent receptor, whose translation is MNSHLENTLPVTFEVKDATIKEVLDLLVKGQPITYEIKDKVVILKRKQADATTIAGVAVQDLPGTVKDVNGTPLPGVTIRIKNTSKGTQTDVDGKFNLPVNKGDVLMISYIGYESQEITVADQVELNIRMKQTNSALSGVVVIGYGAVAQKNVTGAIAKVEAKDLDASVASTFQQTLQGKAAGVQVTQATGQPGAGVTVKIRSNPSFANAGVLYVIDGIPVNDAAGQPSMDGGVGSKYAVGGVDKSPLNFINPNDIESIQFLKDASAASIYGARAGAGVVLITTKRGAAGKPNLQYSGTYGLQKVDKMYPVFNAKEYMMQRNLLREEKWYRDNKIAPYYGSVDASTVDPYTPVYSPDEIAQADASSKSATDAIIRNGLTQQHNISLSGGNGKTRYFASGNYFDQRGVIIGTDYKRYNGRLNIDQEISDKINVGANIVLSNSQANNTITGGSFENGGIITAAIYWAPNVPLQEEDGSYPLSPYYPTIPNPLSYGTITDLTKSNRILSSAYGEWKIVDGLKARANFSYDQSSSKRNTYFPKTFLYGQQANGSAGIYESESQSKMYEYTLNYTKQFSAKHSLNAVAGYTYQQTEWSGFNAGNQNFLSDALLYYALQSGQSDRPTVGSNKSETTWASYFARAIYTYNGNITLQASIRRDGSSIFAENKKWGYFPAVSAGWVLSDEPWLRPVNTISFLKLRAGYGETGNSSIGSAAFALYGSSLNAYFGTGSLSSGLALSRAANPNLTWETAGEINLGLDFGLFKNRLSGSVDYFNKTIRNLISEVPYPTGFIISGVYANAGKTRSTGYEIALTSKNIQSYKEGGFEWSTTINFSHYLNYWLERSEESKKVLAKYEYESGKKALFSPIFGYKSDGLYKGEYGDGKAIPQMPGMIPGGIIIRDIHGYDSDGNLVAPDGMISEADRTYIGNNDPKFIFGIGNTFKYKGLDLNIFLSGMKQQKISPYASGRAQESTMDAFGFNAMPVSASRWSVYNTSGNFPTSLYDATYSGYQGGSDYWLVDATFLRARNITLGYTLPNKLIAKQQLFSSFRISFDAQNLFTITNYPGLDPELNAGNFYPLVKSFVFGVNATF